One window of the Bacillota bacterium genome contains the following:
- a CDS encoding transposase, which yields MSVSSRKEYLEKMHERYCKTGSQSAKTAMIDEVVNVLGYHRKHAIRVLNGMLPGRRPSVKRRRQVKYLESLPAIQLVWEALDYPCAERPHPVLAKTAQILASHG from the coding sequence ATGTCAGTGAGCAGCCGTAAAGAGTACTTGGAGAAGATGCATGAACGGTACTGCAAGACCGGGAGTCAATCAGCCAAGACTGCCATGATAGACGAAGTAGTGAATGTGCTTGGCTATCACAGAAAACACGCTATTCGGGTTCTCAACGGGATGCTCCCTGGCAGGCGGCCTTCGGTTAAGCGCAGAAGACAGGTCAAGTATCTTGAGTCTCTCCCTGCCATCCAGTTAGTCTGGGAAGCTTTGGACTATCCATGTGCCGAAAGACCTCATCCGGTTTTGGCAAAAACCGCTCAGATACTGGCCTCTCATGG